The segment TGGGTATGACATACGCTACAGTTGGTGTTGTATGCCGATTTAGCGGCAGTCCAAACAGTACTAATATCACTAACAAAGTTCTTTTTCTCAACCCATAATGTTGCGGTTACTTGTTGCCATTTTAGCCCTGTGGTGTCATCTTCTTTTTGCTCGAAACCTTTTACAATATCAGCACTTTGCGCGGCATTTTTACTTAATGCAGCTGTCGGTATATTCATCCCGAAATCTTGATTAATAACCCGACCAAAGCCTTTTTCTTTACGCCAACCGCTTAGTTCAATTTGCAGCATGTCGTCTTTAATCGCTACCACTTTCACCGCAGATGCAGGCTCTAAAGACCCCCCGTCTTTCGTTTTAGCTTCATCTTCATAAAGGGGTAAAAACTGTACGCTGTAATATGTGTCACCTTTTGAATAATCGGTGCTTTGCGATGCGGCGGATAATTCAGACACAATCCCGCCCGACGAGGCCATATTAGCAGGTAAATGGTGGGCAATACCTTTGTGGCAATCAAGACAGCTTTGGTCTTTCGCTGCTGCTTGTTTCATTTGTGCCTGTGCACGTGGTGACATTTCATCCCATTTCATGCTGTCATAATTGTGGCAACTTTTACATTCCAACGATCCATTCGCTGCAAAGCGTTTCCACTCATGCTGGGCTAATTCCAGTCTTTTTGCCTCAAATTTTGCAGGCGTATCAATGGTGCCAGCAATCGCGCCAAAGACTTCTTTACTCGCCTGCATTTTTCGAGCAATTTTATCCGTCCAATTATGGGGAACATGACAATCAGGACAAGTAGCACGGACACCTGAGTGATTTGACCAGTGAACGGTTTCTTGCAGCTCAGGATACACAGTGTCACTCATGGAGTGGCAACTGATACAAAATTTTTCTGTGTTGGTCATTTCAAGAGCGGTATTAAATCCCCCCCAAAATATAACCCCAGCAACAAAACCACCTAACGCGAGAACACCAAGGCTTATTTTGGTTGCTGGACGCCACAGCGTTATCCAAACTTTTTTTAAGGACGACTTCATTATTTACCTACCCGTTTTTTATTTAATGTTGACGAGTGCTTAACCATGACCCGGAGGGCCGAGGAAAAACACTTGCAGCGCCCAAATAAAAAAACCATATCCGCTAACAAACATCACAGATAAAATAGGAAACAGTAAAACAATGATGAATAGAAATGTTCGCCATTCATAACGACCTTTTTCTTTATCATCCATTTCTTCACTTAACATTATTGCTCTCTCACTTATTAGTAAGCCTTATTATTCTTAATAGGCTTTTTCCAGTGCTTAAAATGAATTATAGACAATAGTTATACCTTGCATTAATAAGGTTATTAAAAAGCCACTAGGATCACATTTTCGCTTACCTTATAAATCCTGATTTTTTCTCTAAGCACTTATTTTAGGTATAAAAAAAGGCCAGCATCTCTGCTGGCCTTTTTTACAATATTTAACGGAGAATTATTCTACCGTGTCGATATCTAATACCGTTTGGATTGGATCTGCAATCTTTGGTGTATTTCCAAAGCCACGTAAACCCACCACGTGTACGTGTTCACGATCTTTGAAAATCTTACGTACTAGTTTGTAGGTTGTACCTTTTTCCGGACTGATATTTTCAGGTGCAGCAATCAGTAACTGCATGTCTAAGCGTTCACATAACTCAAACAATGTTGCGATTGATTTACCATCAAGTCGTGCCGCTTCATCCAAGAACAATAGTCGACAAGGAATAATATCTTTACCACGTAAGCGGCGAGATTCTTCTTCCCAACTCTGAACAACCATTAATAGAATTGCCTGACCTGTACCAATCGCTTCACCCGTAGATAGCGCGCCAGATTCCGCTTGTAGCCAACCGTCTGTACCACGGTTAACTTCAATGCTTAACTCTAGGTAATTACGGTAATCTAACAGTTCTTCACCCAAGATCTGCGGTGAACGTTGACCCATATCGATATGTGGATTCAAACGTTGGAACAACTTCGCAATCGCTTCAGAGAATGATAAACGGTTATTACCAAATAGATCGTTATGTTGATCTTTATTCTCAACAAGTCCTGCAAGTAATGATTCGTGCGTATCACGTACTTTAACGTTTAGACGCACACCATTTACCTGACCAAAACCAATACTTTGTAAGCCTTGGTTTAGCATACGAATACGGTTTTGCTCACGCTGGATTGTTTTACGAATAATATTCGCAACAGAATCTGAACTGATCGCTAAACGTTGTTCACGAGCCGTTAGTTCTTCAGTTAAACGACCAAGTTCTGCTTCCATTTCTTCGATAGCTTCAACCGGATCGTCGGTACGAATAATATCGTGTCGAATACGCTCACGTAGATGCTGGTATACCACGATGTAGAACAGAACTTTACGTTCAGGACGCGTCACATCTTCTGACGCACGTAATGCATCACGTAAATCTTCGTTATCCGCAACCGCAAGACGTAGTGAACCGAGCGCTTTATCCGATAGTGAACGTAGTTCATCTGCTGACATATACGCCATTTCACGACGGTGTAAACGACGTTCAACATCGCTTTCACGTGCTAAACGTAATACCGCACACCAGCCCGCTTTCGCGTTAACCACTAACTTACGGAAGTCTTGGTAATCTTTACCCACTTTACGTAAACGCTTCACTAACGACTTCATTTCAAGTTCGATAGAGGTGGTTGATTTTTCTAACTGGCTACGGCGACTACGCGAACTGTGTAAACGCTCATTGAGTTCATCACGACGAATACGCGCGCGCTCTTCTGCTTCAACATCCGCACGAACACCTAGCTCTTGTAGTTCACGTTCAAACTCTTGAACGGTTTCCATTTTCGCTTGGTGCGAGCTCTTCAGTGACGCCATTAACTGGTTGTACTGGTTCGCTTGTGCGCGCGCTTGTTTTAAGCTTTCACGGCTGCGACCACGAGCTTGTTCTGCGGTTGCGAGTTTCGCTTTAAGCTGCTCGTTTAGCTCTGAACTCTTACTCAGTAGCTCTACCGCATCGGCATAGCTAAAGTAGTGACGACGTTCTGCCAAATCAGCGACGGCGAAAATCAGCGTTTTCAGCTCTTGTAGCTTCTTATCTGCCGCTTCGTAATCAGCTTGTAGCGCATCAAATTGCTCTGGATCAGCATCCAGTGCAGACACTAATGTTTCAAGCTCGGCTAACGCTTTGCCATGACGGTCAAGGTAGTTACGCGCTTCATCCATTTGTGAAAGTTGTTGTTCAACTTCTTCAAAACGTGCGATTAGCGTGTCATCTTCAAGCAGTGTTACTACTGGGTTTAATTTACCCAGTAATGCAAGACCTTCACGTGCTGCCGCTAACTGGCTACGCTGTTGTTGTTCTTGCGCTTGTGATTCAGATAGCTGACGTGCAATTTGGTTACGTTGATCACGTGCTTGTTTTAATTCTACTTCTGGATCTGGGTTAAATGCCACAGACATGTGCGTAGCTACAAAGCTATTGAAGCTTTGGTACAAACGCTGAAGTTTTTGCGAATCAAACGATGCTTTTGCGTGATCTTCTACAACTTGATCTTTCTCATCACGTAAGAACTCTAAACGTTGTTCACGTGCTGCACGACCAAATAATGGCATTTCTGGGAAACGTGAATAACGTAGTTGACGATCGTTTAAGTGAACACAAACCGCATCTTCTAGTTCATCAACATCAAAGCCACTGTCATCGAATGAATCCGCATCACCTTCGATGATGTAAAGATCATCTGGGCAATCATCTAGCGAGACTAATTTTTCTTTAATACCGCTAAGATCAGGAACAATAATCGCGTGTCGTGCAGGGCCGTACATCGCACTGAAATATGGCGCATCATCAATAGTGATATCGTCATAAACTTCAGATAACAGCGTACCGCCAAGGGTATCGGCTAAGCCACGTAAACGTGAATCATCACTACCACCTGGCTGTGCTAAACGTTCAATATCAGCATCAAGTTGCTTCTTACGTGCCGCTAATTCATCACGTTGACGCGAAGCTTCACGCTCGTTATCCAACGTTAGTTGCATTGCATCCATTACCGCTTGGCTGCTTGAAAGCTCAGCGTTGGCTTGCTCTGCTAATTTTTCAAGCGCATCAGAAGCTGCAATCCATGTTGGTGCTTGCGATTCTAATGTCGCGATACGAGAAACTAGGCGTTGCTCGTCATGGCGCATGTCGTTACGTTGCTCAACCAGTGTTGCTTGATCTTGCTCTAGGCTTTCAAGCGTTGCTTCATGGCGCGCTTGCTCTTCAACTAACGCTAATTCGCTATCTAATGTAGTAGCGAATTTCTTTGTATACGTTTCAGCTAGTTCAAGCGCTTGGCGTTGGCTACGAACACTGCGCTCTAAGTCACGGTATTGCGCTTTTAGCTGCTCACCACGATCTGAAATCGCACGTAGTTGACGACCATGATCAATCAATTCACGGGCTTTGTTACTTGCGTTTGCGCGATCTACAGCACCTGCAATAGTGGTAATGATCGCTAAGCCTTTATCAAACTGTTGCGCCGCCGCTGACGACATATCCAGTTTGTGTTTAAGGGCTAATAACGCTGTTGTTTGGGTATCTTGCTGCTGTTTAAGTTGCGCAAGATACGGTGGCGCTTGATCAGGTAGCATTTGATGATCGCCAGACAAATCACGTGCTTTTTCTAATGCCTGTACCGCTTGTTGGTACTGCAATGCACGGGTTTGCTGCATATCTAATGCTTGCTGGTAATCGGCTAACTGGGTTTTTAAGCTATCAACTTCTTCTTCCGTTAGCTGTGATTGTTCTTCGGCAATCGCAAGTTGCTCTGCCGCTTCTTCAACCACCATGACCTGCTCTTCAAGACGCTCAGTTAGCTCTTCAAGATCTTCTTTGTAACGCTCGATTTTCTCAGCTTGACGAACAGCGGTTTGTACTAGCTGTAGGTGATCCGATGCTGCTTGATGATCTTGCTCTAACGCGCCTTCTTGCTCAGTCAATTCATCCAGCTCTGCGGTCATGTTATTAAACGTAGACTGCTGATCGATTAAGGTTTGGCGTGAGCCCATTAGCTCACCACGTAAGCTTAATGTTTGCTCTAGCTTCTTCTGACGCTCGTTAGCATGACGCATATAATCGGCAGCAACATAGTTCGTTGCTTCTGAGATCAAATGCTTAAACAAATCACGGTCACGCTGAGTCAGCTTGATCGCTTCTAATGTCGAACGGTTTTCACGCAGTGCTGCTTCCATATCTTGGAAGGCTTTTTTAACACCGGTGTTGTGCGGTAATAGGTAATCACGTAATGAACGTGTGATCGCACTAGAAATACCACCGTATAGCGATGCTTCAATTAAGCGGTAGAACTTAGAACGATCTTGGCTGTTACGTAATTTCTTCGGTAACACGCCCATTTCAAACATTTGAACGTGGTAATCAGTTACCGAGTTAAATGCTTTAAATTGCACGCCTTCATATTGTGAAACAATGTCTTTAACATCATTAAGCTGGCGAACACGCGCTTGATTTTCTGATAGTGTTTCAATTAACACATCAGTTGGTTTGATGTTTGAAGGCAAGCCTTGAATTAAGAAAGGTTTAATATCGACTTTCTTATCACGACCCGCGACTTGCTGTAATTTTACAGCAAAGATAATGCGTTGCTTCTTCGAGTTAACCACATCAAGCGCAGCATAACAGGCACCCGGCTTCAATTTACCGTGAAGACCTTTATCGCGTGAGGCATTTGAGCTTCCCGCTTCCGTTGTATTTCGGAAGTGAAGTAGGCTTTGATCAGGAATGAGTGTGGTAATGAAAGCAGCCATGGTTGTTGACTTACCTGCACCGTTACCACCTGAAAGCGTTGTCACCAAATTATCAATATCAAAGGTACGTGCAAAGAAGCCGTTCCAGTTGACCATGGTGAGCGATTGATACTTACCGCGTTCCATTAAATACTACTCTCCTGTTCCACTTGTTGTGCATCTGCATTTTCAAGTGATTCTTGACTGTCTTGTTCGATATCGTCGAGCAAACTTGATTGGCTTGGTTCTTGATGATGCACGACTGCTTCACCGTCACGGATCAAGCGTAACTGCGCTTCACGCATATCATCACCCGTTCGTACATCAGCACCAAAACGGAATACCGCTTCACTAATACGGAATTTACCGTGATCACCAATTGGAATTAACATCCCAATACGTCGTAAACGACGCAATGATGTTTTCACTTTATCGAACAGTTTTTCACGATCAAGATCTGAACCTGTTGCGCGGTTAGTGACTAATTTCATTAGCTTTTGTTCATCAGCTAATGTTACTAATTCGTCAAATAACTCTTGGTTGGTAAAAATACCTTCGTGCGCTAAACGCTCTGGGCTTAGGTAAAGGAAACACAACACTTTACCTACCAGCATGTCGATTTCTGATAATACAGAACGACCAATCAATGAGGTTGAACGTGGGCGAAGGTATAAAAAGCCTTCTGGCGCACGGACTAATTCCGCATTATAACGCTTGTAAAACATGCCGAGTTCTTGTTCAAATTCGATCAAAAAGGCATGGTTATCTAAATCTTCACTAGAAATATGGCGACCTGAACGGAGCGCGTTATCCAGTGCGGGGAAAAGTGGATTAGCAATCGCTTTTGCTAAATTTTCCGGCATGAATTCTTCAATATTTGTCAATGACATGAGCTTGTACCTTGGCTCCGTATTCGTTAATTGCTTCCCAATCCGGCTGAATTGCATTGAAGTCAGCCTCTGAGTATCCCATTCTTACTGCTTGATCAATCACGATTCTTGCCAAATCAAAATGCTGGGCAAATGGGTGTTGAGCCAAATAATCTTTGAGCAGTGAGCTTAGGTTGATGGGTGCGCCTGTAGCTTTATGCGCTTTTAGCATTGCTGCAACTTTTTCAGCCAATATATCATTA is part of the Photobacterium angustum genome and harbors:
- the torC gene encoding pentaheme c-type cytochrome TorC translates to MKSSLKKVWITLWRPATKISLGVLALGGFVAGVIFWGGFNTALEMTNTEKFCISCHSMSDTVYPELQETVHWSNHSGVRATCPDCHVPHNWTDKIARKMQASKEVFGAIAGTIDTPAKFEAKRLELAQHEWKRFAANGSLECKSCHNYDSMKWDEMSPRAQAQMKQAAAKDQSCLDCHKGIAHHLPANMASSGGIVSELSAASQSTDYSKGDTYYSVQFLPLYEDEAKTKDGGSLEPASAVKVVAIKDDMLQIELSGWRKEKGFGRVINQDFGMNIPTAALSKNAAQSADIVKGFEQKEDDTTGLKWQQVTATLWVEKKNFVSDISTVWTAAKSAYNTNCSVCHTQPAENHFDANTWPGMFNGMLAFVNFDTDSEAIVLKYLQNHSSDFSKAEH
- a CDS encoding periplasmic nitrate reductase, NapE protein, producing the protein MLSEEMDDKEKGRYEWRTFLFIIVLLFPILSVMFVSGYGFFIWALQVFFLGPPGHG
- the mukB gene encoding chromosome partition protein MukB; the encoded protein is MERGKYQSLTMVNWNGFFARTFDIDNLVTTLSGGNGAGKSTTMAAFITTLIPDQSLLHFRNTTEAGSSNASRDKGLHGKLKPGACYAALDVVNSKKQRIIFAVKLQQVAGRDKKVDIKPFLIQGLPSNIKPTDVLIETLSENQARVRQLNDVKDIVSQYEGVQFKAFNSVTDYHVQMFEMGVLPKKLRNSQDRSKFYRLIEASLYGGISSAITRSLRDYLLPHNTGVKKAFQDMEAALRENRSTLEAIKLTQRDRDLFKHLISEATNYVAADYMRHANERQKKLEQTLSLRGELMGSRQTLIDQQSTFNNMTAELDELTEQEGALEQDHQAASDHLQLVQTAVRQAEKIERYKEDLEELTERLEEQVMVVEEAAEQLAIAEEQSQLTEEEVDSLKTQLADYQQALDMQQTRALQYQQAVQALEKARDLSGDHQMLPDQAPPYLAQLKQQQDTQTTALLALKHKLDMSSAAAQQFDKGLAIITTIAGAVDRANASNKARELIDHGRQLRAISDRGEQLKAQYRDLERSVRSQRQALELAETYTKKFATTLDSELALVEEQARHEATLESLEQDQATLVEQRNDMRHDEQRLVSRIATLESQAPTWIAASDALEKLAEQANAELSSSQAVMDAMQLTLDNEREASRQRDELAARKKQLDADIERLAQPGGSDDSRLRGLADTLGGTLLSEVYDDITIDDAPYFSAMYGPARHAIIVPDLSGIKEKLVSLDDCPDDLYIIEGDADSFDDSGFDVDELEDAVCVHLNDRQLRYSRFPEMPLFGRAAREQRLEFLRDEKDQVVEDHAKASFDSQKLQRLYQSFNSFVATHMSVAFNPDPEVELKQARDQRNQIARQLSESQAQEQQQRSQLAAAREGLALLGKLNPVVTLLEDDTLIARFEEVEQQLSQMDEARNYLDRHGKALAELETLVSALDADPEQFDALQADYEAADKKLQELKTLIFAVADLAERRHYFSYADAVELLSKSSELNEQLKAKLATAEQARGRSRESLKQARAQANQYNQLMASLKSSHQAKMETVQEFERELQELGVRADVEAEERARIRRDELNERLHSSRSRRSQLEKSTTSIELEMKSLVKRLRKVGKDYQDFRKLVVNAKAGWCAVLRLARESDVERRLHRREMAYMSADELRSLSDKALGSLRLAVADNEDLRDALRASEDVTRPERKVLFYIVVYQHLRERIRHDIIRTDDPVEAIEEMEAELGRLTEELTAREQRLAISSDSVANIIRKTIQREQNRIRMLNQGLQSIGFGQVNGVRLNVKVRDTHESLLAGLVENKDQHNDLFGNNRLSFSEAIAKLFQRLNPHIDMGQRSPQILGEELLDYRNYLELSIEVNRGTDGWLQAESGALSTGEAIGTGQAILLMVVQSWEEESRRLRGKDIIPCRLLFLDEAARLDGKSIATLFELCERLDMQLLIAAPENISPEKGTTYKLVRKIFKDREHVHVVGLRGFGNTPKIADPIQTVLDIDTVE
- the mukE gene encoding chromosome partition protein MukE, encoding MSLTNIEEFMPENLAKAIANPLFPALDNALRSGRHISSEDLDNHAFLIEFEQELGMFYKRYNAELVRAPEGFLYLRPRSTSLIGRSVLSEIDMLVGKVLCFLYLSPERLAHEGIFTNQELFDELVTLADEQKLMKLVTNRATGSDLDREKLFDKVKTSLRRLRRIGMLIPIGDHGKFRISEAVFRFGADVRTGDDMREAQLRLIRDGEAVVHHQEPSQSSLLDDIEQDSQESLENADAQQVEQESSI